The DNA region CTTCAGAACACAGAGATGGTGAAGGACTTCACAGCTGCCGTTACCGGTACGAATGTGGCGTATGAACAGGCCGCAATAAACAGTGATACGGCACAGGCAAAATTGGAACAGGCACGTAATAAGATGAAACTTGCCGCCATTGATCTGGGTGAGAAGTTGAATCCGGCTTTAACAGTTAGCACCAATATGCTCACCAATGTCATCAAATTCCTGCCCGGACTGATTGATTGGTGTAAAGAATGGGGTGGTACTGTATTGTGGCTTAGTACGATATTGCTTGTATATGCTACCCGGCTGAAGATAATAACAACATGGTATTCAATTTGGAACTCGCTTACTAAAGTTGCAACAGTTCTCAATTTGGCTTATGCCGCATCAATGAATACACTATCCGGTTATACTGTGACATCATTCGGAAACCTGCGTAAATTGTCAACTCTCATGCAGGGACATACAGTCTTGCTAAAGTCACTACGTATTGCCACTTATTTATATGCTGCTGCCGTGCAGGTTTTACGAGGTCGTGTTGACCTGGCTGCAAAATCCATGAAAGCAGCCTGGACTATCATGGCCAGTAATCCGGTTGGTTTGCTGGTAACATTAGTTCTTGCTGCTGCTACTGCGTCCTATAAATTGACGCAACGCACCAAAGATTATTATGATCTCAATAAAGTCAATGAAAAAATTACAGAAAAGTCAAATGATGAATATGCACGCCAATCATCTCTTGTTGAGCAACTAACAAAAAAGATACATAATAATAATCTCTCAAATTCCGAACGGAAAAAGGCAATAGAGCAATTACAGGCCATTATTCCAGAATATAATGCTGAGATTGATAAAGAAGGAAAAATCATTAATGAGAATACAGAAGCGCTTGACCAGTATAATGCTGTGTTGGCAACCAATATCGAATTGAAAGAGGTTGCCGACGAACTGGATAAACATCGGATCAACTTAATGCGCCTTCAAAAATCCCCGGCATTAAATGACAATTCACCGATGGGGTCGATGGCTCGTGAGGATGTTCGCAACAAGATTTCCCAAGAAGAAGAGATTGTTGCATCTTTAACTGCACGTTATAAGAAACTGGTACAGGAAAAATGGAAAGCATTGAATCCAGGCACGCCTAAAAACAACCCCACCGGAGGCGATGGTGGTGGAAAATGTCCGAAATGTGGCAAAAAGCCTTGTGTTTGTGAAGAAGACGAGGCCAAACGTAAAGAACGTATTCGCAAAAGATTGGAACAGATTGAGACGGAATCCCTTAAAGAACAGGCGGAACTGAAGAAACAGTATTTAGCCAGTGATGAAATGACACAGGCAGAATACTTGCAATTCTTATCAGATCTGGAAATGAAGTCCTTAAATAAAAAACTTGAGATTGCAGGTTTAGAACCTAAAAAGCGAGAAGAAATAATGAACCAAATTCTTGCGTTACAGCTGAAGCTGAAGGAGCAATGTATAAAAGAAGATCTTGATGAAAAGAAACAATTCCTAAGTAATCAACAAAAAGCTTTGGACGCAGAATTGGCAGAAGAGAATCAGCGGTATAGGTTAGGATATATTTCGCGTGAGGAATATTTGATGAAAATTCTTGAGCTACTAAAGAAATATAAGAAGGATATTCAAAAAATAACAGAAGACGCAACAGGAGAAGAAGAAAAAGCTGTAGAATCATATCTTGAATATGTTATGAAGAAGCTCCAAAAGGCTTTTGAAGAAACAGAAGAGGAGGAGAAAACATGGCAGGAAAGAGTAAAAGAAGGCTGGAATGACATTACCAAATGGTCAGACATCTCGACTGAGCAACAAATGTCAACATTAGGTATGTTGTTGCTTGATATTTTCGATTTTCGAGATGAGTCTATTGATGCTTTTGAAAATGTAGAAGAAAAAATGGAAGCTACTTTTATGCTGATGTCGAGTATTGCACAGGATTTCGGAGTTGCACTGGGTAAGACTTTGGCTGGTGAAGAGGAAGCTATGGGAGAGTTTTTGCAGAATCTTGTTGTTATGGTGCTTGATACTGTTCAGAAACTGCTTATTGCTTATGTGTCTATGACAACTATTCGGAATGTCGGAGAAATGGGTATTTGGGGACTGGCTAAAGCTGCTGCCGAAATCGCCCTGATTACAGCTGCTTTCGAAACGGCCAAGTCCGCTATAGGCAATTTTTATACTGGTGGCTATACTGGACCTGGTAACTGGGATCAACCGCAAGGTATTGTTCATTCCAATGAATTTGTAGCCAACCGTTTTGCTGTGGCCAATCCGAATTTACGGCCGATATTCGATGTTATCGATGTGGCACAACGTACCGGCAATGTTGGCAACTTGACAGCTGAAGATATCGCAGCCGTGGCAGGATCCGAAAAGAGTACGCGTACCGTTCCGGCTAAGGCACCCGGAGCCAGTGCCACAACCACCACCAATGATCCGGCTATGGTGGCGATGCTGGTAGAATGTACCCGCGTGCTGCGTAAGCTTAAAAATCGCCTGGATGATCCGTTAGTGGCGGAGACTTATGTTACCGGTAAACGGGGTATTAACCAAGCGCAACGAGAATATAAAAAATTAGAGAATAACAAATCACGTAACAAGCAATGACCGAATTATACATTGACGGACAGTTGGCCGCCCTTCCTGAAGGGTTCAATATTACTTTTACCTCGGAGAATCCCTATTTCACCCGTAGTTCCAATTACTCATTGGATATAGAACTCCCCATGCCGGCTAATCATGCCATATTCAAACATGTTAACAGGCTGGATGTGACGAAGAAAAAGACCATCCTTCCGGCTATGCTCATCGTGGATACCAGGTGTCTGCTTTATGGCAGCGCAGTTTTATTGTCGGTTGAAGACACGCTTGTTAAAGTACAGATCGTATCGGGCAATGCGGAGTTCAACCTTTTGACAAACGACAGTACCTATATTGATGAGCTTGATTTAGGTAGTGTTGGTTGGCCTAACAATAACCAAAACTATTTCCAACCACCCGCTAACATGGTGGGTTATTATGGCTCAGTAGA from Bacteroides sp. MSB163 includes:
- a CDS encoding phage tail tape measure protein encodes the protein MAKNNKTVKRGVYLYIDGKEIKNDINSIDLEMKRLQRDIKEMTRGSEEYNRTMAKIKHLQGILKQHRQEIKGITTETKKATISIGSMVDWFNRFGGVILSVIGFLTGFTLALRAIRDERNKLEESQAGLKALTGLDDDNIAWLTEQAKTLSTTMTKEGLRVRQSAAEILDAFMLVGSAKPELLGDKEALKQVTEEAMRLQAAAKDITLNEAVDSLTLSLNQYGEAADQAGRFSNVLAAGSQAGSANIASQAKAIRNAGTAAASANVPIEQTVALIETLAYRGIKDEVAGTGLKKFFLVLQTGVDEINPKIVGLDKALENLKNKNMDAGAIKKMFGEEGYNTASVILQNTEMVKDFTAAVTGTNVAYEQAAINSDTAQAKLEQARNKMKLAAIDLGEKLNPALTVSTNMLTNVIKFLPGLIDWCKEWGGTVLWLSTILLVYATRLKIITTWYSIWNSLTKVATVLNLAYAASMNTLSGYTVTSFGNLRKLSTLMQGHTVLLKSLRIATYLYAAAVQVLRGRVDLAAKSMKAAWTIMASNPVGLLVTLVLAAATASYKLTQRTKDYYDLNKVNEKITEKSNDEYARQSSLVEQLTKKIHNNNLSNSERKKAIEQLQAIIPEYNAEIDKEGKIINENTEALDQYNAVLATNIELKEVADELDKHRINLMRLQKSPALNDNSPMGSMAREDVRNKISQEEEIVASLTARYKKLVQEKWKALNPGTPKNNPTGGDGGGKCPKCGKKPCVCEEDEAKRKERIRKRLEQIETESLKEQAELKKQYLASDEMTQAEYLQFLSDLEMKSLNKKLEIAGLEPKKREEIMNQILALQLKLKEQCIKEDLDEKKQFLSNQQKALDAELAEENQRYRLGYISREEYLMKILELLKKYKKDIQKITEDATGEEEKAVESYLEYVMKKLQKAFEETEEEEKTWQERVKEGWNDITKWSDISTEQQMSTLGMLLLDIFDFRDESIDAFENVEEKMEATFMLMSSIAQDFGVALGKTLAGEEEAMGEFLQNLVVMVLDTVQKLLIAYVSMTTIRNVGEMGIWGLAKAAAEIALITAAFETAKSAIGNFYTGGYTGPGNWDQPQGIVHSNEFVANRFAVANPNLRPIFDVIDVAQRTGNVGNLTAEDIAAVAGSEKSTRTVPAKAPGASATTTTNDPAMVAMLVECTRVLRKLKNRLDDPLVAETYVTGKRGINQAQREYKKLENNKSRNKQ